Proteins encoded within one genomic window of Carassius gibelio isolate Cgi1373 ecotype wild population from Czech Republic chromosome A4, carGib1.2-hapl.c, whole genome shotgun sequence:
- the LOC127969208 gene encoding uncharacterized protein LOC127969208: MREILASERWKSGPHFLRYDEEHWPAQPIINDLPDEAEIKRGKEVYAASITPNQAMKNAVDRLLERYSSWHRLKRATAILLRLKALLRKKLSVHLSDPITVGELQQAELAILNYVQAATFRSTEAKPSSLLKLKPFKDETDQLLRVGGRLMNAPIPYEAKHPVILPNNHHVTQLIIRHYHLRLGHAGPERVLTEIRQRFWILKGRAVITQTLKSCLQCRKLRAKPQAQQMANLPDSRVTPCEPPFTRVGIDYFGPFLIKKARSEQKRYGCLFTCLTTRAIHLEVAHTLDTDSFINALQRFIARRGSPSEIRSDNGTNFVGGLRELRKAISEWNQQKISDYLLQNNVKWIFNPPAASHMGGVWERQIRTVRSILNTVLLQQAPDDEGLTTLFCCVEAIVNGRPITKLSDDPSDPLPLTPNHLLLLRSGPTLPPGAFVKQDVYRRRWRQVQYLADIFWSRWIKEYLPALQQRQKWLQPKRNLQVGDLVIILHENTPRNHWPLGLITQVYPGTDGLVRTVEVKTQAGVFSRPVDKICLLEASFIS, from the coding sequence ATGAGAGAGATTTTGGCAAGTGAACGATGGAAATCTGGTCCACACTTTCTTAGATACGATGAGGAACATTGGCCTGCTCAACCTATTATAAATGACTTGCCGGATGAAGCAGAGATCAAACGAGGCAAAGAAGTCTATGCAGCTAGCATAACACCAAACCAAGCAATGAAAAATGCAGTAGACAGACTACTGGAACGATACTCCAGTTGGCATCGTTTGAAAAGAGCTACTGCTATCTTGTTGCGTCTCAAGGCTTTGTTACGCAAGAAACTAAGTGTTCATCTTTCTGACCCCATCACTGTTGGTGAGCTCCAGCAAGCAGAGTTAGCCATTCTCAATTACGTACAAGCTGCAACTTTCAGATCTACTGAAGCCAAGCCTAGTTCTCTTCTCAAACTTAAACCCTTTAAAGATGAAACTGATCAACTCCTTCGTGTCGGAGGCAGACTAATGAATGCCCCAATTCCTTACGAGGCTAAACATCCAGTGATCCTACCTAACAATCATCACGTCACCCAGCTAATTATTCGTCACTATCATCTTCGCTTGGGTCATGCAGGGCCAGAACGAGTTCTTACAGAAATTCGTCAACGTTTCTGGATTCTAAAGGGACGTGCTGTCATTACACAAACTCTGAAGTCATGCCTACAGTGTCGCAAGTTAAGAGCTAAGCCACAAGCCCAGCAAATGGCAAACTTACCTGACTCTAGAGTGACACCGTGTGAGCCTCCATTCACTCGAGTGGGCATAGACTACTTCGGGCCATTCTTGATTAAGAAGGCACGCAGTGAACAAAAGAGGTATGGATGTTTGTTTACATGTCTCACTACGAGAGCTATTCATCTCGAAGTCGCTCACACCCTAGATACTGATTCCTTTATCAACGCACTACAGCGATTCATTGCCAGGAGAGGTTCCCCTTCTGAAATACGGTCAGATAACGGGACTAATTTCGTTGGTGGATTAAGAGAGTTACGGAAAGCCATCAGTGAATGGAATCAACAAAAGATTTCTGATTACCTGCTGCAGAACAATGTAAAATGGATCTTCAATCCACCTGCTGCCTCCCACATGGGTGGTGTTTGGGAGCGACAAATTCGCACTGTTCGTTCCATTCTAAACACTGTCCTATTGCAGCAGGCACCAGATGACGAGGGTCTGACAACACTGTTTTGTTGCGTTGAGGCTATTGTCAATGGTAGACCAATCACTAAACTCTCAGATGACCCATCAGATCCTCTACCACTAACCCCAAATCATCTGTTGTTACTCCGTTCGGGTCCAACTCTACCTCCAGGAGCTTTCGTAAAACAAGATGTTTACCGACGCAGATGGCGCCAGGTCCAGTATCTGGCAGATATATTCTGGTCGAGATGGATTAAAGAATATTTGCCTGCACTGCAGCAGCGCCAAAAATGGCTACAACCAAAGCGTAATCTTCAAGTAGGAGATCTTGTGATCATTCTGCATGAAAATACACCACGCAATCACTGGCCACTAGGTCTGATTACTCAAGTTTACCCTGGTACAGATGGACTTGTGCGTACTGTGGAAGTGAAAACACAGGCAGGAGTCTTCAGCCGTCCTGTGGATAAAATCTGCCTCCTAGAAGCCAGTTTTATCAGTTGA